A single Desulfovulcanus ferrireducens DNA region contains:
- a CDS encoding cytochrome c family protein: MRRKAKLFFISLVVLALPAVTCFAQNNSYVGSAKCGECHEDEYNKFTTYSKKAKSWKSIKIMASDLTSEEIEGCYQCHTTGHGQPGGFVNIEQTPHLADVGCETCHGPGKAHIEADGDPELIKRDLTEKDCTRCHNQERVQTFDFRPLICAGAH, from the coding sequence ATGAGAAGAAAAGCGAAACTTTTTTTCATAAGCTTGGTTGTACTTGCTTTGCCTGCTGTTACCTGTTTTGCCCAAAATAATTCTTATGTAGGTTCGGCCAAATGTGGGGAATGCCACGAAGATGAATATAATAAATTTACTACTTATTCTAAAAAAGCCAAGTCCTGGAAAAGTATAAAGATCATGGCCTCAGACTTAACTTCTGAAGAAATTGAAGGATGTTATCAATGTCATACAACCGGGCACGGCCAACCAGGAGGATTTGTCAATATAGAACAAACCCCTCATCTTGCTGATGTAGGTTGTGAGACCTGTCATGGCCCGGGCAAGGCCCATATAGAGGCTGATGGTGACCCGGAACTTATCAAAAGGGATTTAACAGAGAAGGACTGTACTCGCTGTCATAATCAAGAACGGGTACAGACATTTGATTTCCGGCCTTTGATTTGTGCAGGGGCACACTAA
- a CDS encoding methyl-accepting chemotaxis protein, producing MNLKIKHKFLLVMLVIFSIPLFMFVATSFINSKQKSDGLVINLAGRQRMLTQKMSKEILHIVYNMKEAGRVDKSHVRSLKNTIELFDITLTSLIESGPAPVTLDPDGEKRMLPSAKEPVASQLKQVKQLWMPFKKELQKALKTYDPNAVQYILKNNIPLLKAMNKAVGLMQDQAEKKVKLLFYVEVLGLCLGILIILFTWFWINKSISGPITLVVEFAQKMANGDFTQQLSIKQRDELGDLAEALNEMAKKLRNIFNNVIQGVQTLTSSSTDLSSISTMLSSAAGQTSEKAQMVAAAAEELSANMSTLATSMEHASNNITTVATGTEEMSVTIDQIAQNTDRAREITTKAVEQAQTTSSNVGELGKAAQKIGEVIDTINMISNQTNLLALNATIEAARAGEAGKGFAVVANEIKDLARQTSEATEDINQRIHAIQESTNNAVDDIEQILMVINEVNEIVSTIAAAVQEQTTTTKDMAENISQAATGIQEINENVAQSSSVSGEIARDISDVYSRAEEIDNSSSQLKNSSEKLLDLAENLRTLIEKFKI from the coding sequence ATGAATTTGAAAATTAAGCACAAATTTTTACTAGTCATGTTGGTTATTTTTTCCATACCGCTTTTTATGTTTGTCGCCACCTCTTTTATCAACTCCAAACAAAAAAGTGACGGACTGGTGATCAATTTAGCCGGAAGGCAGAGGATGCTAACCCAGAAGATGAGTAAAGAGATTCTGCATATTGTTTACAATATGAAAGAAGCAGGGCGTGTGGACAAATCTCATGTAAGATCCCTCAAAAATACTATTGAGCTTTTTGATATTACTTTGACTAGTCTAATCGAGTCTGGACCTGCTCCGGTCACTTTGGATCCTGATGGTGAGAAAAGGATGCTCCCCTCGGCTAAAGAGCCTGTAGCCAGTCAGCTAAAACAAGTTAAACAATTATGGATGCCGTTTAAAAAAGAGTTGCAGAAGGCCTTAAAGACATATGATCCAAATGCGGTTCAATATATTTTAAAAAATAATATTCCCTTGTTAAAAGCCATGAACAAGGCGGTAGGTTTGATGCAGGATCAGGCAGAGAAAAAAGTAAAGCTTTTGTTTTATGTTGAAGTCCTGGGACTGTGTTTGGGCATTTTAATAATACTCTTTACCTGGTTCTGGATCAATAAGTCAATTTCAGGACCTATTACTCTGGTAGTTGAGTTCGCACAAAAGATGGCCAATGGAGACTTTACCCAACAACTATCCATCAAGCAAAGAGATGAATTAGGCGACTTGGCCGAAGCCTTGAATGAAATGGCCAAAAAATTACGCAATATATTTAATAACGTCATTCAAGGGGTGCAGACTCTGACTTCTTCTTCTACTGACCTTTCTTCTATATCCACCATGCTTTCTTCTGCAGCCGGACAGACTTCTGAGAAAGCACAAATGGTGGCTGCAGCAGCAGAAGAGTTAAGTGCAAATATGTCTACTTTAGCTACCTCCATGGAGCATGCCTCAAACAATATAACCACTGTGGCCACGGGTACAGAGGAGATGAGTGTAACAATAGATCAGATAGCCCAAAATACTGATAGGGCCAGAGAAATCACCACGAAGGCAGTGGAACAGGCCCAGACAACATCTAGCAACGTGGGAGAGTTGGGTAAAGCAGCTCAAAAAATCGGAGAAGTTATCGACACTATCAATATGATTTCTAACCAGACCAATCTGTTGGCTCTTAATGCGACCATAGAGGCTGCACGGGCAGGCGAGGCAGGTAAAGGATTTGCTGTAGTGGCCAACGAAATTAAAGACCTGGCCAGACAGACCTCTGAGGCTACTGAAGATATAAATCAGAGAATTCATGCTATTCAGGAGTCAACCAATAATGCAGTGGACGACATTGAACAGATTTTAATGGTAATCAATGAAGTAAACGAGATAGTCTCGACCATAGCCGCAGCTGTCCAGGAGCAAACTACCACGACCAAAGACATGGCTGAAAATATCAGTCAGGCTGCGACAGGCATTCAGGAAATTAATGAAAACGTGGCACAGAGTTCGTCTGTTTCCGGTGAAATCGCAAGGGATATATCTGACGTGTATAGCCGGGCCGAGGAAATAGATAATAGTAGCAGTCAGCTCAAGAACAGTTCTGAAAAGTTGCTTGATTTGGCAGAAAATTTACGGACATTGATCGAAAAATTTAAAATATAA